The following proteins are encoded in a genomic region of Caldalkalibacillus thermarum:
- a CDS encoding class I SAM-dependent methyltransferase codes for MDRKLFLQTFLHSPTQVGSVVPSSSFMVREITDLVAKSNPATVVEFGAGTGVITRELDNYCQENQAKLLTFEKDDKLRDYLKEQFPHLPIFSDALYLPKVLDEQGITQVDCIVCGLPFTLFPQQLREQLFDIIYSTLADDGALVMYQFSWHMRKALKQRFGSVELNFIPLNIPPAFVYYCKK; via the coding sequence ATGGACAGAAAACTTTTCTTACAAACGTTCCTACACTCACCCACGCAAGTTGGCAGTGTTGTGCCCAGTTCCAGTTTTATGGTGCGGGAAATTACAGACCTTGTCGCCAAAAGCAATCCGGCCACTGTTGTTGAATTTGGAGCTGGAACCGGTGTCATTACCCGCGAACTGGACAATTACTGCCAGGAAAATCAGGCTAAGCTATTGACCTTTGAAAAGGACGATAAATTAAGGGATTATTTGAAAGAACAATTCCCTCACCTGCCCATTTTCTCCGATGCCCTTTATTTACCCAAGGTGCTTGATGAACAAGGAATAACGCAGGTGGATTGTATCGTCTGCGGTTTGCCGTTTACACTCTTTCCACAACAACTCCGGGAGCAGCTTTTCGATATCATCTATTCCACTCTGGCTGATGATGGAGCTCTTGTGATGTACCAATTCTCCTGGCATATGCGTAAAGCCCTGAAGCAAAGATTTGGCTCCGTTGAGCTCAATTTTATTCCCTTAAATATCCCTCCTGCTTTTGTCTATTACTGTAAAAAATAA